The following proteins are co-located in the Procambarus clarkii isolate CNS0578487 chromosome 4, FALCON_Pclarkii_2.0, whole genome shotgun sequence genome:
- the LOC123748991 gene encoding uro-adherence factor A-like gives MLEESLLEESLLEESPLEESLLEESPLKESPLEESLLEESMLEESPLDESLLDESLLDESLLEESPLEESPLEESPLEESLQEESLLEESLLEESPLEESLLEESLLEESLLEESLLEESPLEKSLLEESPLEESLLEESPLEESPLEDSPLEKSLLEESPLEESPLEKSLLEKSLLEESLLEESLLEESLLEEESLLEESLLEESPLEESSLEESPLEESLLEESPLEESLLEDSPLEKSLLEESPLEESPLEESPLEESPLEESLLEESPLEESLLEDSPLEKRMLEESLLEESLLEEESLLEEESLLEEESLLEKESLLEEESLLEEESLLEEESLLEEESLLEEESPLEGESLLEEESLLEESPLEGESLLEEESLLEESPLEESLLEESPLEESPLEDSPLEKSLLEESSLEESPLEESLLEKSLLEKSLLEESLLEESLLEEESLLEEESLLEEESLLEEESLLEEESLLEESLLEESLLEKSLLEESLLEESPLEESSLEESLLEESLLEESQLEEESLLEEESLLEEESLLEEESLLEEESLLEEESLLEKSLLEEGPRYIAPNDFNDT, from the coding sequence ATGCTGGAGGAGAGTCTGCTGGAGGAGAGTCTGCTGGAGGAGAGTCCCCTGGAGGAGAGTCTGCTGGAGGAGAGTCCCCTGAAGGAGAGTCCCCTGGAGGAGAGTCTGCTGGAGGAGAGTATGCTGGAGGAGAGTCCGCTAGACGAGAGTCTGCTAGACGAGAGTCTGCTAGACGAGAGTCTGCTGGAGGAGAGTCCGCTGGAGGAGAGTCCGCTGGAGGAGAGTCCGCTGGAGGAGAGTCTGCAAGAGGAGAGTCTGCTGGAGGAGAGTCTGCTGGAGGAGAGTCCACTGGAGGAGAGTCTGCTAGAGGAGAGTCTGCTGGAGGAGAGTCTGCTGGAGGAGAGTCTGCTGGAGGAGAGTCCGCTAGAGAAGAGTCTGCTGGAGGAGAGTCCGCTGGAGGAGAGTCTGCTGGAGGAGAGTCCGCTGGAGGAGAGTCCGCTGGAGGATAGTCCGCTGGAGAAGAGTCTGCTGGAGGAGAGTCCACTGGAGGAGAGTCCGCTGGAGAAGAGTCTGCTGGAGAAGAGTCTGCTGGAGGAGAGTCTGCTGGAGGAGAGTCTGCTGGAGGAGAGTCTACTGGAGGAGGAGAGTCTGCTGGAGGAGAGTCTGCTGGAGGAGAGTCCGTTGGAGGAGAGTTCGCTGGAGGAGAGTCCGCTGGAGGAGAGTTTGCTGGAGGAGAGTCCACTGGAGGAGAGTCTGCTGGAGGATAGTCCGCTGGAGAAGAGTCTGCTTGAGGAGAGTCCGCTGGAGGAGAGTCCGCTGGAGGAGAGTCCGCTGGAGGAGAGTCCGCTGGAGGAGAGTTTGCTGGAGGAGAGTCCACTGGAGGAGAGTCTGCTGGAGGATAGTCCGCTGGAGAAGAGAATGCTGGAGGAGAGTCTGCTGGAGGAGAGTCTGCTGGAGGAGGAGAGTCTGCTGGAGGAGGAGAGTCTGCTGGAGGAGGAGAGTCTGCTGGAGAAGGAGAGTCTGCTGGAGGAGGAGAGTCTGCTGGAGGAGGAGAGTCTGCTGGAGGAGGAGAGTCTGCTGGAGGAGGAGAGTCTGCTGGAGGAGGAGAGTCCGCTGGAGGGGGAGAGTCTGCTGGAGGAGGAGAGTCTGCTGGAGGAGAGTCCGCTGGAGGGGGAGAGTCTGCTGGAGGAGGAGAGTCTGCTGGAGGAGAGTCCGCTGGAGGAGAGTTTGCTGGAGGAGAGTCCGCTGGAGGAGAGTCCGCTGGAGGATAGTCCGCTGGAGAAGAGTCTGCTGGAGGAGAGTTCGCTGGAGGAGAGTCCGCTGGAGGAGAGTCTGCTGGAGAAGAGTCTGCTGGAGAAGAGTCTACTGGAGGAGAGTCTGCTGGAGGAGAGTCTGCTGGAGGAGGAGAGTCTGCTGGAGGAGGAGAGTCTGCTGGAGGAGGAGAGTCTGCTGGAGGAGGAGAGTCTGCTGGAGGAGGAGAGTCTGCTGGAGGAGAGTTTGCTGGAGGAGAGTCTGCTGGAGAAGAGTCTGCTGGAGGAGAGTCTGCTGGAGGAGAGTCCGCTGGAGGAGAGTTCGCTGGAGGAGAGTCTGCTGGAGGAGAGTCTGCTGGAGGAGAGTCAGCTGGAGGAGGAGAGTCTGCTGGAGGAGGAGAGTCTGCTGGAGGAGGAGAGTCTGCTGGAGGAGGAGAGTCTGCTGGAGGAGGAGAGTCTGCTGGAGGAGGAGAGTCTGCTGGAGAAGAGTCTGCTAGAGGAGGGTCCGCGGTACATCGCGCCAAACGATTTTAATGACACATAA
- the LOC138371455 gene encoding uncharacterized protein, whose product PPADSPPADSPPADSPPADSPPADSPPADSPPAYSPPADSPPADSPPADSPPADSPPADSPPADSPPADSPPADSPPADSPPADTPPAYSPPADSPPAYSPPADSPPADSPPADSPPADSPPADSPPADSPPADSPPADSPPADSPPADTPPAYSPPADSPPADSPPADSPPADSPPADSPPADSPPAYSPPADSPPADSPPADTPPAYSPPADSPPADSPPADSPPADSPPADSPPADSPPAYSPPADSPPADSPPADSPPADSRLADSPPADSPPGDSPPVDSPPADSPPADSPPADSPPADSPPADSPPADSPPVDSPPADSPPADSPPADSPPADSPPADSPPADSPPADSPPADSPPADSPPADSPPADSPPADSPPADSPPADSPPADSPPADSPPADSPPADSPPADSPPVDSPPADSPPADSPPADSPPADSPPVDSPPADSPPADSPPADSPPVDSPPADSPPADSPPADSPPADSPPVDSPPADSPPADSPPADSPPADSPPVDSPPADSPPVDSPPADSPPADSPPADCCINDTEIDLFTMSGNSCDDNGAKRISACPSLGPHRWRGEGGSAAWATAGPP is encoded by the coding sequence CCTCCAGCAGACTCTCCTCCAGCAGACTCTCCTCCAGCGGACTCTCCTCCAGCAGACTCTCCTCCAGCAGACTCTCCTCCAGCAGACTCTCCTCCAGCATACTCTCCTCCAGCGGACTCTCCTCCAGCAGACTCTCCTCCAGCGGACTCTCCTCCAGCAGACTCTCCTCCAGCAGACTCTCCTCCAGCAGACTCTCCTCCAGCGGACTCTCCTCCAGCGGACTCTCCTCCAGCAGACTCTCCTCCAGCAGACACTCCTCCAGCATACTCTCCTCCAGCAGACTCTCCTCCAGCATACTCTCCTCCAGCGGACTCTCCTCCAGCAGACTCTCCTCCAGCGGACTCTCCTCCAGCAGACTCTCCTCCAGCAGACTCTCCTCCAGCAGACTCTCCTCCAGCGGACTCTCCTCCAGCGGACTCTCCTCCAGCAGACTCTCCTCCAGCAGACACTCCTCCAGCATACTCTCCTCCAGCAGACTCTCCTCCAGCAGACTCTCCTCCAGCGGACTCTCCTCCAGCAGACTCTCCTCCAGCAGACTCTCCTCCAGCAGACTCTCCTCCAGCATACTCTCCTCCAGCGGACTCTCCTCCAGCAGACTCTCCTCCAGCAGACACTCCTCCAGCATACTCTCCTCCAGCAGACTCTCCTCCAGCAGACTCTCCTCCAGCGGACTCTCCTCCAGCAGACTCTCCTCCAGCAGACTCTCCTCCAGCAGACTCTCCTCCAGCATACTCTCCTCCAGCGGACTCTCCTCCAGCAGACTCTCCTCCAGCAGACTCTCCTCCAGCAGACTCTCGTCTAGCAGACTCTCCTCCAGCGGACTCTCCTCCAGGGGACTCTCCTCCAGTAGACTCTCCTCCAGCAGACTCTCCTCCAGCGGACTCTCCTCCAGCAGACTCTCCTCCAGCAGACTCTCCTCCAGCAGACTCTCCTCCAGCGGACTCTCCTCCAGTAGACTCTCCTCCAGCAGACTCTCCTCCAGCAGACTCTCCTCCAGCAGACTCTCCTCCAGCAGACTCTCCTCCAGCAGACTCTCCTCCAGCGGACTCTCCTCCAGCAGACTCTCCTCCAGCAGACTCCCCTCCAGCAGACTCTCCTCCAGCAGACTCTCCTCCAGCAGACTCCCCTCCAGCAGACTCTCCTCCAGCAGACTCTCCTCCAGCAGACTCTCCTCCAGCAGACTCTCCTCCAGCAGACTCTCCTCCAGCGGACTCTCCTCCAGCAGACTCTCCTCCAGCAGACTCTCCTCCAGTAGACTCTCCTCCAGCAGACTCTCCTCCAGCAGACTCTCCTCCAGCAGACTCTCCTCCAGCAGACTCTCCTCCAGTAGACTCTCCTCCAGCAGACTCTCCTCCAGCAGACTCTCCTCCAGCAGACTCTCCTCCAGTAGACTCTCCTCCAGCAGACTCTCCTCCAGCGGACTCTCCTCCAGCAGACTCTCCTCCAGCAGACTCTCCTCCAGTAGACTCTCCTCCAGCAGACTCTCCTCCAGCGGACTCTCCTCCAGCAGACTCTCCTCCAGCAGACTCTCCTCCAGTAGACTCTCCTCCAGCAGACTCTCCTCCAGTAGACTCTCCTCCAGCAGACTCTCCTCCAGCAGACTCTCCTCCAGCAGACTGTTGTATAAACGACACGGAAATAGAT